A genomic stretch from Glaciecola nitratireducens FR1064 includes:
- a CDS encoding ExbD/TolR family protein — translation MKHLQNLVEEEEATIDMTPMLDVVFIMLIFFIVTASFVKESGIDVNRPDAPTAVKKDRANILIGISDKNEIWINKRQIDVRAVQANVERLHAENPQGSVVIQADRKSTTEFLIKVMDASRAAGVSDVSIAAQE, via the coding sequence ATGAAACATTTACAAAACTTAGTCGAAGAAGAAGAAGCAACAATCGATATGACGCCAATGCTTGACGTGGTATTTATTATGTTGATTTTCTTTATTGTTACGGCGTCTTTTGTAAAAGAGTCTGGCATTGACGTTAATCGTCCAGATGCACCGACCGCAGTGAAAAAAGACCGTGCAAATATCTTAATTGGTATCAGCGATAAAAATGAAATTTGGATAAACAAACGTCAAATTGATGTGCGTGCTGTGCAGGCAAACGTTGAGCGTTTGCATGCTGAAAATCCACAGGGTTCTGTGGTTATTCAAGCCGATCGTAAATCAACAACTGAGTTCTTAATCAAAGTCATGGACGCTTCGCGCGCTGCGGGTGTGTCCGACGTTTCTATTGCTGCACAAGAGTAG
- a CDS encoding tetratricopeptide repeat protein, whose amino-acid sequence MMMKNKISLLLSIALAFTTVFLISSLNNVALAQDTEAAESSEISPGERKTRRVPALRSRVYEQLSRAQTAGDAGNVAEAIAILDEVRDKDSSMNGYEKSMMYNFYGFIYYNNEDLEKSIESFELAAAQDPIPEKFEQTTLFTLAQLYMATGKFEKSIEKLEQWEALNNGVIPPKNYVLKAQAHYQNKNYAESARYIELAIDGHEAEGYLPDESWLILQRAVYYEMKQPEKVKEILAKMIRLYDNPKYWIQLAGMYGELGQEKRQLAMMESAYQLGYVESASDIFNFAQLYYYHEAPFKAAALMDQALKNGLLERNLRNLKFLSICWTSAKEQYKAIPVLIEAAELAEDGELDAQLAHLYYNSDKFDSAIASSNAAIEKGGLSNQGSVHMLLGLAYYNQKDFVKALDELAKAEEFKSSRAAAQQWKQFVGREKYETEQLQIELNSI is encoded by the coding sequence ATGATGATGAAAAATAAAATCTCTTTGCTTTTATCGATAGCATTAGCCTTTACGACAGTGTTTCTAATTTCATCGTTGAATAATGTGGCGTTAGCACAAGATACTGAGGCCGCAGAGTCTTCTGAAATCTCGCCTGGCGAACGTAAAACCAGACGTGTACCTGCACTACGCTCCAGAGTGTATGAGCAGCTATCCCGCGCACAAACTGCAGGCGATGCAGGCAATGTTGCTGAAGCGATCGCAATACTGGACGAAGTGAGAGATAAAGACAGCTCGATGAACGGTTACGAAAAGTCGATGATGTATAACTTTTACGGCTTTATTTATTACAACAATGAAGATCTTGAAAAATCGATTGAAAGCTTTGAGTTAGCGGCGGCTCAAGACCCCATCCCAGAAAAGTTTGAGCAGACAACGCTGTTTACTTTGGCGCAGCTTTACATGGCCACAGGCAAGTTCGAAAAGAGCATCGAGAAGCTAGAGCAGTGGGAGGCGCTTAATAACGGTGTCATTCCACCTAAAAACTATGTTCTAAAAGCGCAAGCGCATTATCAGAATAAAAATTACGCTGAATCGGCTCGATATATTGAGTTAGCGATAGACGGCCATGAAGCGGAAGGGTACTTGCCTGACGAATCTTGGTTGATTCTGCAGCGCGCGGTTTATTATGAAATGAAGCAGCCCGAAAAAGTAAAAGAGATATTGGCTAAAATGATCCGCCTGTACGACAACCCAAAATACTGGATACAGCTAGCGGGCATGTACGGTGAACTTGGCCAAGAAAAACGTCAGCTAGCCATGATGGAAAGCGCCTACCAGTTAGGCTATGTCGAATCTGCGTCAGATATATTTAACTTTGCACAGTTGTATTATTACCACGAGGCGCCGTTTAAAGCTGCTGCGCTAATGGACCAAGCGCTTAAAAATGGCCTGCTTGAACGCAACCTACGCAATCTTAAGTTCTTATCCATTTGCTGGACGTCGGCAAAAGAGCAATACAAAGCGATTCCTGTGTTAATCGAAGCTGCTGAATTAGCGGAAGACGGCGAGCTCGATGCGCAGCTTGCCCACCTTTATTATAATAGTGATAAATTCGATAGCGCGATTGCCTCATCGAATGCGGCTATTGAAAAAGGTGGTTTGAGTAACCAAGGTTCGGTTCATATGCTTCTTGGCTTGGCGTATTACAATCAGAAAGACTTTGTAAAAGCCTTGGATGAATTAGCTAAGGCTGAGGAATTTAAGTCCAGCAGGGCCGCTGCTCAGCAATGGAAGCAGTTTGTTGGCAGAGAAAAGTATGAAACTGAACAGTTGCAAATTGAGTTAAACAGTATTTAG
- a CDS encoding energy transducer TonB: MLRLLIAIVLAAVITLSLFFLMQALIASGDKTLSEPPVGKVLDFVRVPKEENVQKKDNKPKRPPKPEAPPPEMEAPQMDSPTPDGEGAALDFGADVSNDIALDGGLALGSGDGEYLPIVKVTPVYPRRALQRGIQGYVIVEFTVSKIGAVVDPFVVEANPEGIFDQAAIDAAKKFKYKPRVVNGEPAAVSGVQNRITFKIDG; the protein is encoded by the coding sequence ATGCTAAGACTCCTGATTGCTATTGTCTTAGCTGCTGTTATCACACTGAGCTTGTTCTTTTTGATGCAAGCCTTGATAGCCAGCGGTGATAAGACATTATCTGAGCCACCGGTAGGTAAAGTGCTTGATTTTGTGCGTGTTCCGAAAGAAGAAAACGTGCAGAAAAAAGACAACAAGCCTAAGCGCCCACCTAAGCCGGAAGCGCCGCCTCCTGAAATGGAAGCGCCGCAGATGGATTCTCCGACACCCGACGGCGAAGGGGCTGCACTGGATTTTGGCGCTGATGTATCGAATGATATCGCGCTAGACGGTGGTTTGGCTTTGGGTTCAGGTGATGGGGAATACTTACCTATTGTAAAAGTAACGCCTGTTTACCCGAGACGTGCGCTGCAGCGAGGCATCCAAGGCTACGTAATTGTTGAATTTACAGTGAGTAAAATTGGTGCGGTGGTCGACCCATTTGTGGTTGAAGCTAACCCAGAAGGTATTTTCGACCAAGCAGCAATAGATGCAGCAAAAAAATTCAAATATAAGCCACGTGTTGTGAATGGTGAACCCGCCGCTGTTTCTGGGGTTCAGAACCGTATAACCTTTAAGATTGATGGATAA